In one Bacteroides intestinalis DSM 17393 genomic region, the following are encoded:
- a CDS encoding DUF6377 domain-containing protein — protein sequence MKKIVTSLYLLCCVCMCQLHAANNAVDSLLSQLDHVIQNRPVYIKQKEKKLNDLRQALRQRISDENRFTLLGEYLDEYRSYNTDSSLYISRERYQVALRLKNKEHQDNALMNTAEIMGTAGMYKEAIDLMHNVQINHLSDDLHPYYYHIYRTVYGLMADYAVTEQEKKLYAEITDRYRDSLLLVNKDNLLVYTLIQSDQHNVRGEFDKAIQLLTDYLAGQIDNVHDVAICAYTLSESYRLKEDTEKEKEYLILSSIADMKSAVREYISLRKLAVLLYQEGDIDRAYSYLKLCMDDAVFCNARLRILEILQIFPLINDTYQQKAEKQQEQMKWALISISLLSIFLLIAIFYVYKQMKCVAAARHEVIDANKRLKELNEELHRYNLQLKEANHIIAENSYLKEEYIGRYMDQCSVYLEKMDNYRRSLGKIAATGKVDELYKNIKSSKFIEEELKEFYANFDNTFLQLFPTFVEDFNTLLAEGEQIYPKANERMSTELRIFALIRLGITDSVKIAQFLRYSVTTIYNYRTKVRNKAAGDRDQLEQEVMKIGKSRD from the coding sequence ATGAAGAAAATAGTCACATCCTTATATTTGTTATGTTGTGTATGTATGTGTCAGCTCCATGCCGCCAACAATGCTGTAGACTCTCTCTTATCCCAACTGGACCATGTAATTCAAAACCGCCCTGTATACATCAAGCAAAAAGAAAAGAAGCTGAACGACCTGAGACAAGCCTTGAGACAACGCATTTCTGATGAAAACCGCTTTACCCTGTTGGGGGAATATCTGGATGAATACCGTTCCTACAACACTGATTCTTCTCTTTACATTTCCCGTGAGAGATACCAGGTAGCCCTGCGACTGAAAAACAAGGAACATCAAGACAACGCCCTCATGAACACTGCCGAGATTATGGGCACGGCAGGCATGTATAAAGAAGCAATCGACCTGATGCACAACGTACAAATCAATCATCTATCGGATGACCTGCACCCGTATTATTACCATATTTACCGTACAGTCTATGGGCTCATGGCCGATTACGCCGTTACGGAACAGGAGAAAAAACTCTATGCCGAGATCACGGATAGATACCGTGATTCCCTGTTACTGGTCAACAAAGATAATCTTCTAGTGTACACGCTGATTCAGTCCGACCAGCACAATGTGAGGGGCGAGTTCGATAAAGCCATCCAGTTATTGACCGACTACCTGGCAGGGCAGATAGACAATGTGCACGATGTGGCAATCTGTGCCTACACTTTATCAGAGTCATACCGCCTGAAAGAAGACACTGAAAAAGAGAAGGAGTATTTGATTCTTTCCTCCATTGCAGATATGAAGTCTGCAGTGCGCGAATATATTTCTTTGAGGAAACTGGCTGTGTTGCTCTATCAGGAAGGAGACATAGACCGTGCCTATTCGTATTTGAAACTGTGTATGGACGATGCCGTGTTCTGCAACGCCCGGTTGCGTATTTTGGAAATCCTGCAAATCTTTCCCCTCATCAACGACACTTATCAGCAAAAGGCTGAAAAGCAACAGGAACAAATGAAATGGGCGTTAATCTCTATCAGCTTGCTGTCCATCTTCCTGCTGATCGCCATCTTCTATGTGTATAAGCAGATGAAATGCGTAGCAGCTGCACGCCATGAAGTGATAGATGCCAACAAGCGTCTGAAAGAATTGAATGAAGAACTCCACCGCTACAATCTGCAACTGAAAGAAGCCAACCACATCATTGCCGAAAACTCCTACCTGAAAGAGGAATACATCGGCCGCTATATGGACCAGTGTTCCGTATATTTGGAAAAGATGGACAACTATCGCCGTTCGCTGGGCAAGATAGCCGCTACGGGCAAGGTAGATGAGCTATACAAAAACATCAAATCTTCTAAGTTCATAGAGGAGGAGTTGAAAGAGTTTTATGCCAATTTTGATAATACCTTCTTGCAACTGTTTCCCACTTTTGTAGAAGACTTCAACACCCTGCTTGCCGAAGGGGAGCAAATTTACCCCAAGGCCAACGAACGAATGAGTACCGAACTGCGTATCTTCGCCCTTATCCGTTTGGGAATTACCGACAGTGTGAAGATTGCCCAATTCCTGCGCTATTCTGTGACTACCATTTATAATTACCGTACCAAAGTTCGTAATAAAGCTGCGGGCGACCGTGACCAACTGGAACAGGAAGTAATGAAAATAGGTAAGTCGAGAGACTAA
- a CDS encoding thioredoxin family protein: protein MEIKVLGTGCLSCKTLYETTQQAIAELGSDATLVKEEDLLKIIEYNILSFPALVIDGKVVSAGKQLSLKEVTELLTQ, encoded by the coding sequence ATGGAAATTAAAGTATTAGGTACAGGTTGCCTCAGTTGCAAAACTTTGTACGAAACCACCCAACAAGCTATTGCAGAATTAGGAAGTGATGCCACTTTGGTAAAAGAGGAAGATTTATTGAAAATCATCGAATATAATATATTAAGTTTTCCGGCCTTGGTTATAGACGGGAAAGTCGTTTCGGCAGGTAAACAGCTGTCATTGAAAGAGGTAACAGAATTACTAACCCAATAA
- a CDS encoding ArsR/SmtB family transcription factor: MKTKQYTTEQEQIARFAKALGHPARMAILNFLVKQESCYFGDIHEELPIAKATVSQHLKELKDAGLIQGEIETPKVKYCINRENWELARKLFTGFFGECKCTSCCE; the protein is encoded by the coding sequence GTGAAAACCAAACAGTACACAACAGAGCAGGAACAGATAGCTCGCTTTGCAAAAGCACTGGGACACCCTGCAAGAATGGCTATCCTTAATTTTTTAGTCAAGCAGGAAAGTTGCTACTTCGGAGACATTCACGAAGAACTGCCAATAGCCAAAGCGACTGTTTCCCAACACCTAAAAGAGCTGAAAGATGCCGGACTGATTCAAGGTGAAATAGAAACACCGAAAGTCAAGTATTGCATTAACCGTGAAAACTGGGAACTTGCCCGCAAGTTGTTTACCGGATTCTTCGGTGAATGTAAATGTACTTCGTGCTGTGAATAA